ACTTTGGTCGACATGCAGGACCGTCTGGTGCGTGGCATGGACCAGCGCTGGGCCTATGCTTCCTTTTCCATGTGCTTCGGCAGGATGCCTTGGTATCCGGATGCGGAAATCACCGAGGAGGAAGTGGACCGCAAGCTGGTCGAGTTCGTCTCCACCTTCGCGGAGCAGCAGATCAACTGGGAACAGATTCATCCGCAGAGCTGATCACTTCCCTTCATCAGGCGTGATCCTTGCATCCAGTAGGTACTGGATCCTCGCGCTGACAAATGAAAGGTGCTCGTCGCGTATATTCTGCTGCGCGGTGGGGAGATTGGTCGCAGCTCCAAGCCGCTGGCTGGCCTTTTGGAAGAGGGTCAATGCCTTGGATGGCTGGCGTTCCTTCCAAGCGGTTTCCGCCATTTTGCCTAGAAGAAGACCTGCCCTGAAGTCTGCCATCGGAACCCTGAGTCCTCCCGCCAAGCCATCATACTGCGCCAAGGCGCCGCTAAAATCCCCGGCCGCTTCATAGGACATGCCTACCCCGGTCACCAAGGCACGTTTGAGATCCACGCCCACCTGTTGATAGGGCATCCATGGAGTCTTCTCTTCCACCTTTGCGAATTGCCGGAGAGCTTCATCAAAGGAGCGGGAAGCCGCATCGAGTTCATTCTTCTCCAGTTCGGCCATCCCCCGGTTCACCAGATAATGGCAGAACTTGAAATGGGCCTGGTAGGCTGCCTCCATTCCTCCCTCAAGAGCCGCACCCTGCCGGTATTGGTGTTCCGCTCCCATGTCATCTCCGGCGAGGTTGAGCAAGCCTGCGAGATTGGTCCGGAGGCCGGGATCATACGGATGCAGCCGGATCGCTTCATGATAGTCCGAGATCGCCTCCTTGGTGAAGGGATCAGACGGGAGTGAAATCCCGGATGCCTTTGACATGATCTGAAGGGTGAACGATCTGTCATCGTAGAGGGTGGCTTGGGGCCAGATTGCGATGGCGTCCGACAAAGCGGCGATCTTCATTTCCGGGGATGTCTCCTCCGGGGCGGCGAAGTAGTTTTTCCAAAGTGATGAGAGCACCCGGGTCCCACGGGCACCCATCCAAAAGGAGGACAGGCAGACGATGATGCCGCTCATTACAAGGATTCCTTTGGAGAGGGATGTCCGGAATTTCGTCCGATCATCTCCGCTCTCCTGGACCGCCATTCTCGCCAGACAGATCCCTAGGAGCAGAACTCCGGGGAACAGGTGGAAAACAAAGCTGAAATTCGACTGGATGAACATCCCCGCCAATCCCGCGATGCCCCCAATATGGAATGCATCCTCCGGAGCACTCCGGGGGACGTTCCAATTGGAACAGGAACGTAGCACAACCCCGAGGCTGGTCCAGGACAGCAGGACGGTCAGCAGGACGGCTCCGACGATGCCATAGTCGGTTGCGGATTGAAGGAGTTCGTTGTGGACGTATTCGGGTCTTGCCGCACCTGTCCCGTGATCGACGGCGTTCCAGAACCGGTTGCACTCCCAACTGTAACTCCGGCTTCCCCCTCCGCTCCATGGATGGAGGTTGATGCACGACAGCGCGATGTCGTACAAGTGGAACCGCATCGACGATTCGATGACAGAAGCGGCATCCGTGACCGCCGTGCCGTCTGTCTGGAACCGGACGGTCTGGGCATCTCCCCAGCCTTTATAGACCCATCCCACGGCGGCCATGAACAACAGTGGCAGGGCGATCACCGCGACGGCGAATCCCTTGGAATCCCTCCGCTTGCTGATCAGCAGGCTGAGTATGGCGAAAACCACGAGTCCGCCGCCCACTGCGAGTATCCCGCCCCGGGAGCGGGTGTAGTAGACCGCGACCAGTCCTGCGACGGCTGACAGCGCCCATACAATCTGGGTGATCCTGGAGTAGGAACCGAACAGTGCGGATGCCCCCAAAAGGAAACCGGTGCCAATGAGGAAATTGGCACACTCATTGTAGTGACCGAAGAAGCCCGATGGCAAAGTCACCGGCCTCGAGGCAAAGATCGGATGGAAGCCGGGATCCCCGATTTGGCGGACGATGATTGCCACACTGGCGGTCAAGAGCCCTGACAAGGTCCAGAGGAAGATCTTCTCGGCGATTTTGTTGCCGGTGATGGTTGTCATCACCACAAATGCTCCAACGGTTCCTCCCAGGAGAAGCAGATCCGCGTCCCTGAGTTCAAGCACCGGCGAGATGGTCGCCCTCCATGCGAACCACAGGGCGGTGGCCACGCCGAGCAACAGCAGGCCCATGCTGAGCTTCGGCTTCTTCCGCAACAAAATTGGAATGGCAAAAGAAAGCGAAAGTCCAAGGGAAATCAAGGAAGGCCCCCAGGTCCATGGGCGCGTTTGGGGACCGATGGTCACAGCGAGGATCAACGCGACGCTGAAAAAAAGTGAGGAGAGGATCGCCATGTGGTGGAGTTCCGTACTGGTGTTCCGCGGCGGGGCGGCCGTTTACTTGGCGCCCCGGCCGAAAATGACGGCCGGAATGGTCTTCAGGAGAATGCGCACATCAAGCCCCAGAGACCAGTTGTCGATGTAACGGAGGTCCATTTTGACCCATTCATCGAAACTGGTGATCTGGTTGCGTCCGCCGGCCTGCCACTCGCAGGTGATGCCGGGCTTCACGCTCAGCCTTCTCCGGTGGGAGAGTTTCCCGAAGGCCTCGACTTCGTAAAGCGGGAGAGGGCGCGGCCCTACCAGACTCATATCTCCAAGCAATACATTGAGAAGCTGGGGCAGTTCATCGATGCTGAATTTCCGGAGGAAAGCTCCGAACTTGAAAATCCTCGGATCACGGTCGAGCTTGAAAACGGGGCCATCCATGTTGTTGCCATGGTCGTCCTTGATTTTCTGCAGAAGCTCCTCGGCGTTGGGAACCATCGTGCGGAATTTCCACATTTTGAATGGCTTGCCATAGCGTCCGGCCCTCATCTGGGAAAAGAAAACCGGGGCTCCCGGGCTCGTCAGCTTGATGCCAATGGCGGCAAAAATCCAGAACGGAGAAGTCAGGAGGATTACGAGGGCTGAGCCAGTGGTATCCATGAAACCCTTGAACATCAGCCCCCATGAAAGGTCCGGGGTGGAGCGGAGAACCAGCATCGGCTTGGATCCAACCGCATCAAAGACAGGCCGGGCGATCTGGCTGCGGATGAAAGCTGCGGCGATCCACGCTTCCACTCCCTGCAACTCACACACCTCCACCGCCCGTGAGACTTTCTCGAATTCGGTGTTTTTGGTGGAGAACAGGACACGTCCGATGGACTCGGTTTTGAGAATCTGGTAAAGTTCTTCGACAGAGCGGGTTCCGAGATCGAATCGTTCCACCACATTCCATTCGGAGGTGATCTCCGGCCCCAGTTCCTCCAGCAGTGCCGCGATTTCCGCAGGTTGTCCGGCGACGATCACTTTCTCCCGCCCGCTGCTGTTCTTTGCACGTCTTCTGAACCATGCCCTGGTGGCACTGTCACGAAGAAGCAGGAGAATGAAGACGAAAATGAGCCCGAAACCCAGAATCAGCCGCCGTGCGTCCACGACCTTCGCGAAAACGGAGAACATGGCGATCATCATCCCGATCACCGCCAGCCCTTGCAGCAGTTGAATGTAGGATCTCTTTTTCTGGCCATGTCTGATCCGGTCATAAAAGCCGAAGCGCTCGAGCACGAGGGGAGTGAAGGGTACTGCAATATACAGCACCCATGTCATCGTGGAGATTTCGTTGTCGCCCGGCTGTTGGCCGTATTGCCAGAAAAGGAGAAACTGGCGGAATGTTCCGGCCATCCAGAAAGCAAAAAACACGAGGGCCGCGTCCAGCAACTGGAGAGCCTGGAGGGTGAACGAGTCTTTTCTGCTGATTGCCATGTAAAAGGGTTTGCGGTGGAGCGCGGGGCTTGATTCTTGCTTGGAACGCCCGATTGGGCAATCGATTAACCGGGCTTCCCGGCGATCGTGAATGGAGGTAGCTGGGCGGTAAGTCCGCCAACTCCCCGCAATCAACCTCCCGGTCGTTTTCCCAATCTTCCTGTGATGGCGTCACGCACCGCCTCGATGAAGATCGCCGATGTGGGCTGGAATGGTCGGAACCAGCGGGCCAATAACAGAAAGTAGCCCGACGCCAGAATGAATGCGGTCACCCAACCGGACTCCCGGCGCTTGATCCAGACCATGTTGCGGATCCGGTAGTAGAGCTTGTTCGTGCCGAGATTGCGCTCAAGACACAGTTTGTAGTCTCCAAAAGATAGGGTGACGAGGGGACCCGCTATGGGATGCCGCAGGATGGAGGCGGATGACATCCAGAACCTGTAGCCCGCCTGCTCCAGCCGCCTTGGATACTCCTCATCCTCACCACGGAGGAACAGTTCCGCATTGACCGGTCCCACCTTCAGGTAAGCTTCCCTGGGAATCAGCGATCCAAGCCACGAGCGACGGATCTCATGCCAGTCGGTTTGACCGCTGGGAACCGAGTTGACCATTTTCCATTCCCCTGGCGAACGGCGGATCTCACAGGGCCAACTGACTCTGTCCGAACCTGGCTCCAGGACCATAGAAGTGCGGATGCCCGTGGCGGGGCCGTCCGCAGCGAGAAGCGCTGACAGGGCGTCGCGTTCAGGCCAGGAGTCGTCATCCAGAATCCACACATGATCGAAGCCTTCCGCGAAGGCCAGATCCATGGCGAGCTGGATCCCGCCGGCATTTCCGAGATTCTCAGCGGAGCGCAGGACCGATACTTCCAGCGGGAGGGCAAGTAATTCATTCTCAAGTGCCTCTGCGGATCCATCGGAAGAGGCGTTGTCGGTGATGTAAATCTTCCCGAGAGGTATGCTCTGGGCGGCCAGCAGCCGCAAACATTCACACGCCACCTCGCTGCGGTTCATCGTCGCAAAAACCGCAGCGACATGGTGTCCTCCAGAGGATGCCATCAATACGGATCGATGCTCCATGGTCATGGCCGTGGGAATCCCGGAATCTCCCGGTCGATGGTTGTGATGAATTCCGCGGTGCGCATCCCCAGCAGTTTCACATCGTAGAGCGTGGCCAATTCTCTTGCGGCGAGACCCATGGCTTTGGCCTTCCCCGGATTATCCAGAAATTCGCTCATCCTCAGAGCAAGTTCCTCGACGCTGTTGGCATCAATGGCGTGGCCGGTGACCCCTTCTTCCACCAAGGTTTCCACGGCTCCGGCCATCCGCCCGACGATCAATGGAAGGCCGCTCGCGGCCGCTTCATGGACCGTGACGGCGTAGGTATCGCCGCTGGTGGGAAGGATGTAGGCATTCGCATTCCGATATTCTTTTCGCAATCTTTCGCCTTCGACGAAACCACCGATGCTGAGCCATGGTTCCTTAAGTTCGGAGAGCCACGTGGAAAAAGGTCCACTTCCCAATACCCTCAGTTCGAAATCCTTTCTATCCGTTGCTAGCCGCTTGCAAGCCTCGACCACGATTTTAATGCCTTTTCGATCATCGAGCGCACCGGTGAAGAGAAAGCGGAATCGTTCCGGAGTCCGGCGTTCGGAGGGAAAATATTCATCCGTATCGATCGCGTGGGGTGCGAAGATGATGGGTGCGCCAGTGGGCTCAGATCGGCGGGTGGCTTCCTTGGTTTGTGCAATCACTCCTTGATAAAGAAAACCCGCCATTCGATGGAATCGTAGCCCCAGAGAAGAGCAGGCGTAGGCTGGGGGATGATCGCCAAGCTCGGTGGACAGGATGGAAACGCGATCTCTCACAGCAGCCCAAACTGAAGCTGCCAGGCAAAAGAGTGAATGCTCATGGGTCCAAACAACCTCCGGGTTGATCCGGTTGAGTTCCTTAATCAGTCGGAGATTGGGGATCTCAATGTCATTGATCCCGATGAGATGGACCACCCTGTTGATGCTTTTCCGCAGGAAAGAATCCTCCGGGATCCCGAGACCCACGAGTTCTAGCTCGCGATTGCCGGTCCCGGGATTTGCCCAAGGATGGTCCTTCGCTCCGACCATTGCAACGATCAACGTGACCCTCCATCCCCTGGCCTTCAGTGTTTTGGCGATCTCCGCATAGAAGCGGACGCGGTAAGGAGCCAATGCTTTTGACACAATGACCAGTGATCTTTCTTTTGGCATACCTTGAAATATGGGAAACAAATCGAATCGCACTTGGAGCGGGGCGCTCAGGATTTTCCGATTCCTGCGAGAAAAGCGGCGACGCCCTCAGGACGGAGGGATTCCCTCCCCCATACGCCCATTCCTCGGGAAAGATCCTCGAACCACCCGCAGGTGGATTGGGGAGCAAGGAATATCATTTTGACCGAAAGCCCGGGCAGGTCGGAGACGGCGCGTCCGTCCAGCGAATAGCTATAACCAAACAGTCCCTTGGGACGGCGGGAGACGGCGAAAATGAGGTATCCTGAAACATCCAGGAATTCCTCCAGCCCTTTCCATGTATTCGGCCTACCTTCTTCCAAATTGTATTCGACGAGGAAGACGGGCTGATGAACACGCGCGGTGGAAAGCGCCCCCCACAAAGCCAGGATGTCGAAACCTTCGATGTCGATTTTGACGGCCGCAGGCCGGAGCGCTTCTTTGTCCACGAAATCATCGATCGTAATTGTCTCGACCACGGTGGCATTTCCGTCTCCGCTTTCCTCCGGGACAATCATGTGACTTACCGATGATTCATCGCTGTCGCTGAATCCGGTGCTCCCATTTTGGTTGCTGACAGCTTTGGCGACAATTTTGACGTTGGAGAGGTCCTTCGCGGTTTCCTTGAGGTAAGGATGATTCCTTGAGTCCGGCTCAAATGCGGTCACGCGGGAACAAAGAGGACTGAGGAGGGCGGAATAGTAACCTATATGGGCGCCCACATCCAGAAAGTCCCCTTTGGTGGGGAGACTTTTCAGATAGGAAGCCAAGATATACTCCGAATTCCAATCCACATTCGCTTCCGTGACGAAGACATCGGAGGCGAAGAATTTTTCCCGGGGCAGCGGGAATCTGCTTCCCGTCGGAAGAGTGATCGTCGAAGGGGCTTTCCCCATGCGCCATGCCATACGCCTGAGGATGTAGTTGAAGATGCCGACTTCCTTGGCGAAGTGTAGATTCATAGTTGGACGGATTCCTTGTTTTGGAAATATGCGTTCGTTCCGGAAAGTGTATCCGGAGTCTGTATCCGGGGTGGCGTTTCTATCCGTTCCCCGCTTTGTCCTCTCCCCACTTCCTTCGGATCGCGGCATCGTAGTTGGCGGCCATCGCCGCGGCGTACGCATCAGCATTAAGGGCCTCGCCGATTTCCCGATGTGGTATGCGAATGATGCCGGATCTGATTTCCTCTCCGAGGATTGCTGCCATCCCGGCGGGTTCCCATGGGAGCAGACGGCCGTTCGTGCCCTCCCGGAGGATCATTTCGTGTCCAGGATGGGCGGTGAGATAGAGTCTGAGGCCGAGTGCCGCGGCCTCGATCTCCGCAAGCGAAAACGCCTCAAAATGCGAGGGCATGAAAAAGGCGTCGGCGGCGGAAAGATGCTTTTCCATATCCGGAACCAACCCCGCGAAGTGTAGGCCACCGGCATCGATGCCCAACCGGCTGAGGGACGCCCGGAAGCTCCGGATGGTTCCCGGTTTCCCGCCCAGCACAAGGAGCCGGACGGGATGGCCGGAGGCCCGCAGGGAGGCCACCGCCTGCGCGGCCTGACGCAGTCCTTTCCGTTCAAAGTGGCCGAACGCGCTGAATGAAAAGACGATGTCATCGTCTTTGAAATGGTAATGGCTTCTCATTTCATGGCGTATGGATTCCCTGTGATTCTGGTTGAAGCGGGCGGAATTGTAGGCGTTGGGAAGGTAGCGGATGATCGGAGCTACTGTGGAATCCCGGATGATCGGGGCTGATATCCCCCGGCTGACGCACCACCATTCGCCTGTTCTTCCGGGAAGAAGGGAGAGGCGTTCTTCACGCCGCAACAAGGGGCCTACAATTCGATCTTTCAGGGGCAGGCGCAAGAAATCAGGGCGTTCCAAGGCTGCTTCGGCGTAGGCGGTGTTCCAGAACTGGATGTAGCGGACATCGGTTTTAGGAAGATGGGTGCCGGTGCATTGGATCAGGGTTTCGGAGCGGTAACGGTCAGAAGTGCGATTCATCATTTTCCTGACCTTCAGGTCGTAAAAAATGGATTGGATGGCCCAGCGCTTGGTCACTGGTGTGATTCGCCTCCATTTCACCCATGACTCGTTGAGTTCGCAGTGGAAGCCCCAAATTTCGACTTCGTCGAAGCGCTGGGGCAGTACTGCAGGGGCTGCGGCCAGCCAACTCCGCATGGTCGGGCTTCGGGCGGAGACGGAGGAATCGACGATGAGGAGCCTTCTCATGATTCTCCGCCGATGAGATGAGGGAATCCTGGAGCTTGGACTTTCCGGAACAGGCAGGTGATGACGAACGGTGTTTGCTCCTTCCGCTGTTCGTCGGTCAACTTGGTTTCACGGTCCGCCCATCCCACCGGCAAGAACCTGCCTTTGAATGGAAGGGTTTCGGCGAGCATCACCCGCCTGACGGTAGGCCTGGTGTAGGAATAGCTGGTGCTGAGCCGCTCGAACCAAGGAGAAGGAAATAATGCCTCCAGATCGGCCTCGGTGTAACCTTCCCTGACATGGCCCACATTGGGATAAGGTTCGGGAGGATGGGGGACACTGATGATTAGATGCCCGTTCCGCTTGACGATCCTGCCCATTTCGGAAGCCGCTTTCTCATGCTCCACGATGTGCTCCAAGACTTGGGTTGAAAGGACACAATCAAAAGATTCATCCTTATGCGGGATTTCGGTCAAGGAACCCTGTTCCGTGGTAAAGCCCGGAAGTGATGTGAAATTGGCAATCAGAAGTTTGTAGAGGTCCGGATCATATTCAAAGCCATGACCCGCCTTGCAGTATCCGTTTTCGTTGACGAGCCGTAGCATTTGCCCTGCGCCAGCCCCTCCATCGAAAACGGTGTCTTGGGGACCAATGAGTTTGAAAGCGTCGAGAATACGCGGGAACTCAACCCGATAGCGGATTGTGTTCGATGTCAGGAGATTCCGGCGAGCCCATCCACGCAGACGGGATTTGAGATAGTTGATCATCAGGTGGTTGTTTTTGGGAAAGTGATTTGTATTTGTCAAATGGCGGGTAAATCCGATCTATTGATGTGATTTCCGTTTTTGATGAACGTCCGGTAGACCCTTTCAGTCCAGACGGCTCCGATTGTCGTCGCGAGGATGTAGGTGATGGCCGCCCCGATCAGCCCCCAAGCTTGGAGCAAGATCGAAAGGCCGCCAATGGTTGCAATGCCCTGGACCACGGCCAAGGGGGCGAATGCTTCCACGCAGAATGCTCTCAGGTAGGATGCCCGCATGTGGGTCCAGATGTAGGCTCCGCCACCACAGATAAACAGGCTCATGGCACCGGCGGGGGCGATCCGGTCTGACATGCTAGGCAAAAAATAACGAATGCCGACGGATGCCGCCAAAGCTCCGGTTGCCAGAAAGATCCACAGGCAGGAGGTGATCTTCAATCCTCTCTGATGGAGGGCCATGAGTTCGTCGAGATCATTCGATCCCGCAAGATTGCCGAGGCGGGGAAGTCTGGAGTTGTACCATACCAAGGCCACAGCCCACACCATGTTCGAAAGCTGCATGCTCATCCCTACCACACCTGCGGAGGCCGGGCCGAGTATCTGCATCGCCAGCAGGTTGTAAGCGGAGAAACAGACGAAATTGAGTCCCCATACAATCATCGTCCTTGACTGGAGAGGGAGGATTGTTTTGCGGAAATCCACCGTTCGGGAATCCGCGGAGCATAGCTGCCGGAGGAATACGGATCCCATACCCCGTGTGATCGGATAGGCGATGCAGAGGCGAACGGCTGACATTGAGGCTATTGCCCAAAGTCCGCCGCCCGCCGCCAAGGTTCCCAAGAATCCCAGCAGTGCACCAAGCTCCGTCCAGAATCTCCACCGGTTCGTGAGTGCGAGCTGGTTCGCCCCTTCGGCGCTCGAAACGATTCCCCAAGTCGCGATGCCAAGGGAACTGGCGGTAACAGTGACCCACCATTGGGCCACCCA
The nucleotide sequence above comes from Akkermansiaceae bacterium. Encoded proteins:
- a CDS encoding class I SAM-dependent methyltransferase, whose product is MINYLKSRLRGWARRNLLTSNTIRYRVEFPRILDAFKLIGPQDTVFDGGAGAGQMLRLVNENGYCKAGHGFEYDPDLYKLLIANFTSLPGFTTEQGSLTEIPHKDESFDCVLSTQVLEHIVEHEKAASEMGRIVKRNGHLIISVPHPPEPYPNVGHVREGYTEADLEALFPSPWFERLSTSYSYTRPTVRRVMLAETLPFKGRFLPVGWADRETKLTDEQRKEQTPFVITCLFRKVQAPGFPHLIGGES
- a CDS encoding glycosyltransferase, with the translated sequence MRRLLIVDSSVSARSPTMRSWLAAAPAVLPQRFDEVEIWGFHCELNESWVKWRRITPVTKRWAIQSIFYDLKVRKMMNRTSDRYRSETLIQCTGTHLPKTDVRYIQFWNTAYAEAALERPDFLRLPLKDRIVGPLLRREERLSLLPGRTGEWWCVSRGISAPIIRDSTVAPIIRYLPNAYNSARFNQNHRESIRHEMRSHYHFKDDDIVFSFSAFGHFERKGLRQAAQAVASLRASGHPVRLLVLGGKPGTIRSFRASLSRLGIDAGGLHFAGLVPDMEKHLSAADAFFMPSHFEAFSLAEIEAAALGLRLYLTAHPGHEMILREGTNGRLLPWEPAGMAAILGEEIRSGIIRIPHREIGEALNADAYAAAMAANYDAAIRRKWGEDKAGNG
- a CDS encoding O-antigen ligase family protein produces the protein MRKKPKLSMGLLLLGVATALWFAWRATISPVLELRDADLLLLGGTVGAFVVMTTITGNKIAEKIFLWTLSGLLTASVAIIVRQIGDPGFHPIFASRPVTLPSGFFGHYNECANFLIGTGFLLGASALFGSYSRITQIVWALSAVAGLVAVYYTRSRGGILAVGGGLVVFAILSLLISKRRDSKGFAVAVIALPLLFMAAVGWVYKGWGDAQTVRFQTDGTAVTDAASVIESSMRFHLYDIALSCINLHPWSGGGSRSYSWECNRFWNAVDHGTGAARPEYVHNELLQSATDYGIVGAVLLTVLLSWTSLGVVLRSCSNWNVPRSAPEDAFHIGGIAGLAGMFIQSNFSFVFHLFPGVLLLGICLARMAVQESGDDRTKFRTSLSKGILVMSGIIVCLSSFWMGARGTRVLSSLWKNYFAAPEETSPEMKIAALSDAIAIWPQATLYDDRSFTLQIMSKASGISLPSDPFTKEAISDYHEAIRLHPYDPGLRTNLAGLLNLAGDDMGAEHQYRQGAALEGGMEAAYQAHFKFCHYLVNRGMAELEKNELDAASRSFDEALRQFAKVEEKTPWMPYQQVGVDLKRALVTGVGMSYEAAGDFSGALAQYDGLAGGLRVPMADFRAGLLLGKMAETAWKERQPSKALTLFQKASQRLGAATNLPTAQQNIRDEHLSFVSARIQYLLDARITPDEGK
- a CDS encoding FkbM family methyltransferase; the protein is MPRSEGSGERTKRGTDRNATPDTDSGYTFRNERIFPKQGIRPTMNLHFAKEVGIFNYILRRMAWRMGKAPSTITLPTGSRFPLPREKFFASDVFVTEANVDWNSEYILASYLKSLPTKGDFLDVGAHIGYYSALLSPLCSRVTAFEPDSRNHPYLKETAKDLSNVKIVAKAVSNQNGSTGFSDSDESSVSHMIVPEESGDGNATVVETITIDDFVDKEALRPAAVKIDIEGFDILALWGALSTARVHQPVFLVEYNLEEGRPNTWKGLEEFLDVSGYLIFAVSRRPKGLFGYSYSLDGRAVSDLPGLSVKMIFLAPQSTCGWFEDLSRGMGVWGRESLRPEGVAAFLAGIGKS
- a CDS encoding glycosyltransferase, giving the protein MNRSEVACECLRLLAAQSIPLGKIYITDNASSDGSAEALENELLALPLEVSVLRSAENLGNAGGIQLAMDLAFAEGFDHVWILDDDSWPERDALSALLAADGPATGIRTSMVLEPGSDRVSWPCEIRRSPGEWKMVNSVPSGQTDWHEIRRSWLGSLIPREAYLKVGPVNAELFLRGEDEEYPRRLEQAGYRFWMSSASILRHPIAGPLVTLSFGDYKLCLERNLGTNKLYYRIRNMVWIKRRESGWVTAFILASGYFLLLARWFRPFQPTSAIFIEAVRDAITGRLGKRPGG
- a CDS encoding glycosyltransferase family 4 protein; amino-acid sequence: MPKERSLVIVSKALAPYRVRFYAEIAKTLKARGWRVTLIVAMVGAKDHPWANPGTGNRELELVGLGIPEDSFLRKSINRVVHLIGINDIEIPNLRLIKELNRINPEVVWTHEHSLFCLAASVWAAVRDRVSILSTELGDHPPAYACSSLGLRFHRMAGFLYQGVIAQTKEATRRSEPTGAPIIFAPHAIDTDEYFPSERRTPERFRFLFTGALDDRKGIKIVVEACKRLATDRKDFELRVLGSGPFSTWLSELKEPWLSIGGFVEGERLRKEYRNANAYILPTSGDTYAVTVHEAAASGLPLIVGRMAGAVETLVEEGVTGHAIDANSVEELALRMSEFLDNPGKAKAMGLAARELATLYDVKLLGMRTAEFITTIDREIPGFPRP
- a CDS encoding sugar transferase, which gives rise to MAISRKDSFTLQALQLLDAALVFFAFWMAGTFRQFLLFWQYGQQPGDNEISTMTWVLYIAVPFTPLVLERFGFYDRIRHGQKKRSYIQLLQGLAVIGMMIAMFSVFAKVVDARRLILGFGLIFVFILLLLRDSATRAWFRRRAKNSSGREKVIVAGQPAEIAALLEELGPEITSEWNVVERFDLGTRSVEELYQILKTESIGRVLFSTKNTEFEKVSRAVEVCELQGVEAWIAAAFIRSQIARPVFDAVGSKPMLVLRSTPDLSWGLMFKGFMDTTGSALVILLTSPFWIFAAIGIKLTSPGAPVFFSQMRAGRYGKPFKMWKFRTMVPNAEELLQKIKDDHGNNMDGPVFKLDRDPRIFKFGAFLRKFSIDELPQLLNVLLGDMSLVGPRPLPLYEVEAFGKLSHRRRLSVKPGITCEWQAGGRNQITSFDEWVKMDLRYIDNWSLGLDVRILLKTIPAVIFGRGAK